Within Mustela lutreola isolate mMusLut2 chromosome 10, mMusLut2.pri, whole genome shotgun sequence, the genomic segment CAATTAAATTCCTTTCCTCACATTTGGAGGAATCTGACATTCTATGCATTTCTGTGGGAAGTGGGGTTCTGCTTCCTACTACAGATAATTTAAGGGCCAGAAATTGTCTCTGATCCTTGTTGGCTATGGCATGGGCTTGCGACCTAAGCCAGCAGGGACTGTTCAGGTCCTGTGTCTGTGCCTGTACCATCCTAGGCCTGTTGCTAAAGCTGCTGCTGGCACTGGAGTCCCCTGCCCTTCCTTGGCTCCTGGTGCCCTTCCTTGGCTCCTGGCCATTCTCTCACGCTTCTCTGGTCTTCCTGACAACTGTGAGTTGCCTAAAGCCCTTTAAGTAGATTCCTTGTCTAGTTAAGTAGCCGGAATTGGTTTCAGTTTTTTGCAGCCAAACACCTAGCCTAGTGCTGGGTCCACTTGAACTGCCTTCATTTCAGGAGACTTGAATGTCTCTATTCCCTTTAGATGAGCTGGTAtggtttagtttctttttctttttttaagattatttatttatttgacagccagagatcgccaagtaggcagacaggtaggcagagagacagaggaggaagcaggctctctgctgagcagagagcctgatgtggggctccatcccaggaccctgggatcatgacctgagccgaaggcagaggctttaacccactgagccacccagatgcccctctagtTCAGTTTCTAATTGTCAGAGGATCACAGAATCCCGAGAGGGCAATACCCAGGTCCCCTGCTCCAAGTCAGCACCCGGTGCCAAACCCCTCAACAGTCCCTTGCTCCCAGGCGTCTGAGTCCAGTGTTAGGATTTTTGGTAACTTCTACATTGTTTCTAGTTCCTTTCTATGGAAAACTATCCTATTCTGTAttacatttaaagatttatttataggggtgcctgggtggctcagtgggttaaagcctctgccttctgctcaggtcatgacctcagggtcctgggattgagccccgcataggctctctccttggcggggagcctgctccactgcccacccaccccggccccgcctccctctctgcctgcttgtgatctctatctgtcaaataaataaaatcttcaaaaaaaaaagatttattaaaaaaatatagatttatttattttagagagagaccgAGAGCACACGCTGGagctggggtaggggcagagggagagaggaagcagactccctgctgagcatggagccccactcagggctctcagtgtcatgaccctgagatcctgacctgaaccaaaaccaggagtcaggcgctcaaccgactaagccacccaggcacccctctattatatttaattttagaagtTTCTTCAGCCTTTTGAAAGCAAGGTAAATGtaccaaataagtaaaaatgacatCAGTGTTGGACACTGCGTTATGAAGTGGTGTGAAAGGTCTCAGGGAAAGTGAGCCTGCCGTGCCGGCGGGGAGAGGGGTCACAGAGATGTCCGAGTTAATAGTTGAAAATAACAGCCTTTTGGAAAGAAAGTGATGTCAACACTTTCGGGTGCTGCAGGGCACAGGAGAGCCTGTGTCCGGaggagcagggtgaggagggagaggagaggaagagtgaggactggggagagaagcagggagtgAAATAGGGGCCATCTGGCAATTgacagagcctttttttttttttttttttaagattttatttatttgagagagagagagagagagagaaaagccaggggggcaggagtggagggagagggaacagcaacACCCTGCTGAGAGCGCAGCTCAccccagggctcagtcccaggacccctgaatcaggactggagctgaaggcagatgctcaaccgactgggccaccgACATGCTCCTGACCTGGCCATTTTGACAGACTTTTAAAAACGGCTACAGCAACATCTGTACCATGCAGAGCAATCCTCAGTCAGAAGGCactgagggagaaaggggaagtgTGGTCAGAAAGTAGGATGTGAGCCACTGTGGCCAAAGGGCAGAGAGTTTTAGGAAGAAAATGGGAGTTTAGAAGGGCCACAAAGACTTCCAGAGGTCcaggggagtggggaagagagcAGGCCATTGCATGAGGCGGAGTCGGGGAATTCAgggctggaggagaagggagaaggatcTGTGTGGTgacaggagctggaggagggggcgggggaggcagctGGGAAGCCCGAGTGCTGCTGAGGGAACAGCGGAACAAGGACCGCCAGGGAGAAGCCGAGGCCCAAGGGGTGGGTGGGAGCAGCTTGGCTGGGAGTTCAACCTCAGCAGCCCTTCAGATGCAGTCTGACGTGCAGAAAGAAGGCTGGGTGTGACTGAGGGAAGGAAGGGTACAGATACAAGATATGctgaagtggggaggagagatgaAGGAAAGCACAGGAAGAAGTTGTAACTGAAGCTGGGAGGCTTTTAGGACATCCAGAGACCCGTGTCACAGGTCCTTGGCTGACACCATGACTTCCCCTTTTCAATGCCCAATAAGGCCCCAACATTTCAAAAGGAAGTGAGAGATTTTTATAAAGACAGAGGAGGGCAGTTGACCTGAGCAGATGGGCAGATGTGCGCTTCCGGGGTTAGGTGTCCCGGGCCTGCCCCCAGCTCAGTGGAGCGGCTTCACCATGACCAGTGCAACGGGGGTTTCATGTAGTTTGGGGAACTGACAGAGAAGGTAATGTTATTTTTGTCAGCAGAGTCACCACTGGCCAAAAacaagtagtgtgtgtgtgtatgtgtgtgtgtgtgtgtagtgggggGAAGTGTTAAAGAATTCGGAGGAATTTCCGTTGACCCTTGGAGTGCATTTTGACATTCTCATTTGAAAAGGGTGAGTTGAAAAGGCTGAGAATTTACTTCACACTAAGTCACAAAGCTCTGAGGGGAAGATCCAGCTGGGATGGTGTTTCCTTAATCCAAACCCTGGTAAACACTTCCCTTAACTCCCTCTCCTGCCAGCTGTCCAGGAATTTGGCAGCTGAAGAGGAGTTATCCAGGGCATAATACAAAGGGGAGTGAAGGTCAAGTAAAGGTTGTATTagttttcagattttaatttgggtctttatGATTAGATACTctggtaaatatatttttttaaagtttgcgtTTCTCTTTTTGTGGTTTCCCACAGCTTAAGTTGGCTTCTGTCCTGGATATAAATCCGTGATCCAGGTGCAAGCGGACAAAGGACTGTGACCCTGTTTACACCTGAGGATCTCTGGGATCTGGTAACCATGCTGGGTGGAAGAAGTGAGTTCACCTTTAAGAATggctagaggggcgcctgggtggctcagtgggttaagccgctgccttcggctcaggtcatgatctcagggtcctgggatcaagccctgcatcgggctctctgctcagcagggagcttgcttcctcctctctctctgcctgcctctctgcctacttgtgatccgtctgtcaaataaataaataaaaatcttaaaaaaaaaaaaaaaaaagaatggctagctacatggggtgcctgggtggctcagtcagttgggcgtctgccttccgctcaggtcatgaccctagagtCCTAGGtttaagccccatattggactccctgctcagcgaggagcctctttctccctctcccgcttcccctgcttctgttctttctctctgtcaagtaaataaatagaatctttaaaaaaaaaataaaggaattgctAGATACATATGTGGACTAGATGGGGGGGGCTTTAGTCTTCGAACTGAGAGCTAAATACAcccttcccccttttctttctccccttcacTCTCACTTTTTACATCTTTCTTCCGGGAACCATCAAAGAACTTTCATTCAGAAGagttttctaggggcacctgggtggctcaatgggttaaggcctctgccttcagctcgggtcatgatctcagggtcctgggatcgagccccgcgtcaggctctctgctcagcggggagcctgcttcccttcctctctctctgcctgcctctctgcctatttgtgatctctgtcaaattaataaataaaatcttaaaaaaaaaaaaaaagacctttctaGAAAGTTGCTGTCCATAATCTAGGGCATGCCAACACTATATGTACAGGAATGGAAGAGTATGAAACTCAGCTGAAAAGAGGGTAGTCCCAGGAGAGCTGAGAGAGAGCAGACCTACCCCCAGTGGAGTTGGGTATAAGTTCCTAGTTCTCAGCTCCCACCTGGGGCAGGGCCTAGCAATCTGTGCACTCAACACTGTATCTGGGCAAGCCAGCTTTATGCCAGCGAAcgagttctttctctttcttccagctAAGGGAACCGATGCTTAGTGAGAATGACTGCCCAAGAGGCCATGGTGAAtttggggcagggctggggccagaGCCCAGTGTCCTGACTCTGACGATGGCACACCTTCCCCCGAAGTGCACTGGGCACTGTGGTGGGACACCCTTGTACCCAGGGGCTAGTTTCAAACGAACACTGATGTGATGTTAGTACCCAGTCAGTACCCAGTGCACGTTTGTGCCAGAGCAATCCCTGGCTTCCATTTTCTTTGCATCCTCCTGCCTCCTTTCTTTGATTGCCCTCAACCACCATGCAGGTAAACTTGTTTTTCTCAATATCTATGCAAGTCTAGAGACATGAAAGCCAGAGGTTGCCTCATCACAAGGCTGCCCTACCAGAGATCTGTATCTTGTTTATTTACTGAGGGAACAGACACGTTTGAAATCATCCGCATGGCTCTGGGAGAGGTAAAGGGAGGAGGCTGCTTCTCGGCAGCTGGTGGCCCACCTCCAAGGCCCTAGGACAGGCTTGGAGCAGGCGGTGAAGTCTGGGTTTGTAGCTCAGAACAGGATAgaccctttcctttcctctgtcaCCATTTCAGGCCATGCCAACTGGTGGCCAGATTGCTTAAAAGAGACTAAGACAGAGGGTACTTTGTAAACTGTAACAAGCAGCTTACACCGcgatctgcttctcctccccagaCCACCTTCCGTGGGCTTCTCCAGGTAAGAAGTGAAGCTGTCATCCGGAGGAAGCAACACAAGTTCATTTGGtgatttatctttctgtatgcAATTGCTATGCCTTAGGCATGCTAAGGACAGCTTCCCTGGCCCTCACGTTCCAGAACTATGTCTGCCTCCACTCTTGCCACAGTGTCAGGAGCCCGAGTGGTCCTGGTGGACCTGGTTGGCTCCATCTCAGGCAATGACCAgctcagctctgtctctctcttgccttCTGCCATTCTGGATATTACCTCCCTGGGACTCAGTGGACCTCGACCTCTAGATGTTGGCTGGCCCTGAGCTTGCCAGTTACTCAGTCCAGGATGAACATGAGGTGGAGGGCTAATGCTTCTTCCTGAAGCAATTAGGGCAGCCCTGGCCTGGGAGATTTTACATGGATCTTAATTAGACTTGGCCTCCTGCCAGGGGAAGTAACTCATCTGGTCTTGGGAAGGGAAAGTGGCACAGCATGCGTGCCTCCCACGTATCCTATCCACTTAAGGCTCTGCCCCGCCACTGAGGGCGAAGTGGAGATGGATGTCATGGTGCGTCATGCTGGGGGGAGGCTGGTTCTTTAGAAGACAAGAACACTTGAGTGGCAGAGTAAGACTCTGGGGGGGAAAGGGTACATATCAAACAAACCGTTTCCTTGGGATACACTGCCACATGGGATAAGCCCACAGCACACAAAGGTAGCAAGAGAACAACAGACACCTGCCTGCTCCACATGGGGCCCAGCTGTCGTGGCCTGGCTTACTGGGCCTCTGAGGTTACAATTTCCAGGGTGCCGGGCAGAGGAGGACTGGCTAAACTGGGCCTCAACTGCCTTTCCCACCTATTGCCAACTCCCAAGGCCGAGTGCATCCCGGGAAGCTCTGAAGTTTCGTGAGGGCTCGCAGATGGGCATCTTTGGGCTATGGGTGTCCACTGCAAAGCTACGATGCAAAGCAGCAATAGGCGTGCCCCCTCAGTGACTCTGGCGCCTGAACCTATGGCCCAGGATGCTTTGGACAGTTGCCATAaggcagaagaaaatggaaaacgtCCAGTTAAAAGGCAGAATCTATTTTGTTGaaaacatgtgtatgtgtgtgccttGCAGACACAGTACTCCTTGAGGGAGGCTTGTGTAGTTCGTTACAACACAGACAGGGATGGGAGGTAACTGCGCACTTGGTCGAAAACGAGCAGCATCATTCTGCTCCCTGGGGCCTCCGCGGGGTGCCAcaggcggcggggtgggggtgccAGGCCAGCGCAGCTAGAACCCGTCCATCATGGCCAGCAGATCGTCCCCCTTGCTGGCACTCTGCTTCGGCTGCTCCGTGACCTCAAACTCCCCCATGATGCGAGCCAGCTCCTTGTTCCTTTGCAGGTCCTGTTGGAGAAGTGAGAGGGCAAGGCCGAGAAGGGGGTGCGTCAGCACGGCTGCTTCTCTGAGCAGATGGTGTTGAAATTTGCCCCGCCATTGTGATGTGTGTCAGGATAGGGACTCTGGGTACATGCTGccgagggacggagggagggccTGGGATATTCAAGGTTAGCCCGAGATGAGGATGGGACTGACTCCTGGCTTGTGTAATCACGGGCACCCACCTGAGTAGCTTGTATATTGATAACCTCGTAGGATAACTCTTCTGGCCTGGTGAGCGCAGCTTGTCTGCAGGAGGTGGTAGAGAAGCGGGTCAAAGGTTAGAGTTTTCTCCTTGCCAGCGTGGCACACTGGCATCTGATCATTTGgcagcctgttttttttttttttttgcctcaccTTCTGCCGCTTCCCTTCAgctttctgccctttccccagcAGTGCAGACTATGCTCCAGAAAGTCAGGTCCTTATCTGTCTCTGTGCCTTTGCATGTACTGAACTGGGCTGAGAatgtttttcccccttcctctgcttggCAAACTCCAAGACCAAGCCCGAATGCCAGCTCCCTCCATCTGCCCGTGCAAAGTCAATCACTGTGTCCTCCATTAGCACATTTATGACACGACACTGAACTAACTCATGTCGGGTACATTCTCTTCCTACCCTGTGAGTTTCTGAGGACAGGCTCTAGGTCTTATGCTCCCTTCTTTGTGTCCCTGGCACTTAACCATAGTACCTGTCACACAGAAATGCACAAAAGTTAGTTCATTGGGTATGGAACTAGAATCGCCAGGTTCTATATTGGGGTATGAGGAGGATCACGTGAGATAATGGTGCAAAAGTGTTCTATAAACTGTAAATCTCTGTGAATCTGGGTGGGTTACTATCCTTATTGGTTTTGGGGGAGACTACCTTATCCCAAAGATATCATGCTCTGACTCTCCTCTGGTTTCTTAACAGATTTTTCTTACTATGATTATCTTGACTTCCAATATTTCTTGTTCAGCTACGCTTTGCTAAGTAAAACCTTAGAACGATTTCTTGAAAAAATCCAGAAGGTTCAGACTATTTAATACTGGTGGATTCTTCTTTAAGTAGGTGATTGAATTTGCTGGGTTTTCCTCTGTGACCCTTACATCTATGTTTATAAGTAATACTGGCTTATAATGGCCATTTTTTGGTTCTTATCACACTTAGGATTTTTAGATATGCCTTGGAAGAAACAGGTTTAAAACATACTCCTCCTCTTCATCCGTGGTGAAGAGATTCAACCGGAATCCTGGCTCAGGGCCACTGGGTTTCTTAATCTCCATCCCTCCCATCAGCCTGGCCAAGAAATTCAGCTCTTCTTTAGCAAGAGGGTTTGGAGCAATGATTTCCTGCAGAAACAATTTCATGATTTTTAGCTACATGAAGGTGATCACATTTCCTGCTGAGACCCAGATACCCACGGCAGTATTACAGAACCAGGCAAAACAGTAACTGTTTCAATTGTCCTGGGAAGAACTGTGTCCAAATAAATTGTAGAAAACAGGCTTAACCCAAACAAACAATCCACATCAGAAGCAGAAGGACTTTCAGCAAACCAGAGATTCTCACAGCAAACCAGAGATTCTCACACTTTCAAGATGAGTAGAGGGCCCCAGGCATCCCCGTTCTCCTCAGACGACCTTCCTAGGAGAAGAACATTGCTTCCTCTTCCGTCAGTCTAGTTTCCTGGGCATTTACCAGGAACCTCAGCCAATGCCCCAGGGCCAAGGGCACTCCTTTCATAGGAGCTACCACACTGCCCTCAGGTGGTCACTATGGTGAACACACACCCCGGAcccatttcctcctcctgctGTCTGGCCCTGCTCAACCCTCACCCCTCCTTCCAAGCCTGCTCTGCTCCTCTAAACCagctgctccctgctctgctgtcctttttttttttttttggtcactctGCCGCCAGTTATCCAAAGTAGagttctctcccttcttcctcactGGAGATAAACCCCTCTGCATCTTGCCTAAATGGCAAAGTCCAAATTGCTTAAGCCTCTTTCCAATCGGGCCCCAGGTTCCTGGTCTAGGTGAGTCTCTGGCCACCTTCGTCAGTTGCATTATGATCTAGCCAAGCGGGAGAGATGCTGCTTCCCCGCTTCCCCCAAATACCGCTCTGCTCTTTTGTCCCTTGGTGCCTGACACCTTGGTCTGCCTGCCCATTTCTCCTTCTAAGTTACCTTTGCATCCCTGGGTTCCCAGCCCATAGAAGGCATTCAAAAAATGTTTGCCAAAGAGCTGGGTGTTTCCTGACCTGTCCTAGAGTTAGCTAGTAGCTATTTCTGAGAGATTTTATAAAGATGGAATTCAGAGAATCCAAAATCCCACTTGAACTTCGCTGCCACGGCATTATATAGGGTAGCCCCGCATTATGGAGGCTTGCTGCGATGATCAGGAGACATGGGAGCACGGACTCAGCATCCGCAGATCCCCAGGGGCTTGGGTACAAATGCTATTTCACCCGGCCTGGTGTGTGGTTCTTGCTTAATTATGGTGGCTGAGCCGAGCCTAAAATTACCTAATTAGTCAGATCACTGGAAGTCTTCATGAGAAACTACAATTAAAAACCTTTGTACTTGTAAGGCCAAACTGAGAAGATTGCAAACAATGAGAGTGAGGGAAACACTGGCTAACTTTGAAGTCTAGCGTTTCCACTCTTCTCCTCGTCCAGATTTTTATGTTGAGAAATAAGCTCTGAAGTAGAAGAAGGAAGGCAGCAGCTCACCTGTGTCCGGGAAGCTAAGTTTTTGGATGCTCCAGACATGTGGGTTTCCACGGGCCGGTTCATACTGTACCTGGTATCAACAGAAAACTGTGAAAACATCGTCCAGCCCTTTCACACCGACTTCctccttcatcttcttctttttttttttaaagaatttatttatttatttgacagagagagatcacaagtaggcagagaggcaggcagagagagagaggaggaagcaggctccccgctgagcagagagtctgatgcgggactcgatcccaggaccctgggatcatgacctgagccgaaggcagtggcttaacccactgagccacccaggcgccccacacccaCTTCTTTCTAACTCATAAATGTAGTGCGTCACTTTCATTTTGAGACATTAAAAGGCATccagagggctgcctgggtggcttggttgttaggtatctgccttcggctcaggtcatgatcccagggtcctgggatcaagccccgcttcgggctccctgctctgcaggaagcctgcttctccctctcctactccccctgcttatgttccctctctccctgtgtctctctgtcaaatgaatggataaaatctttaaataaataaataaataaataatatccagAAATGTGCTGGGAGTATAGAATATAACGAAGTGGATGTCAGCCACTCAGATTTcacactttcccaaagaaaaatacCCGCAAAGCTGCGTGGAAATGGCTCTTCTGGGAAAGGGATGTATACTACCGCAGAGCACATAGGAACACTATGTGACGGTCTCGCCTTTCTGACCTCCCCTGGGATGCGGGTTTGGGCTAGTTCTCTTTCATGGCCATTTACTATCATTTATCTCTTCAGCCTCATGAGCAGCCTTATGTTTGGAAATGTCAGGCACCCTTTGAAAATGTCAGCGCTCTGCATGCCTTGTATCTGAGGGGAAATGATTTCACTTGTCAGTAGGAATTTTCATAGCGGAAGTCAAGTTGCTTTTTTAAGTGAAGTGACCTCCCTTGGACTTGAACTCATTCAGGGAGGGAGAATTTGCTTACATATTAGTTCCCAGTTTCAGGACGCGGTCTCCATAAAGTTCAAAAGAACCTTCTTTTGGTGCGGTGACATAGTGCCCACCATGCTTGAATTCtactttctttgcttctttgcctTTGTCGGTGAATATTCTACAATACAAATATGACATGATGGAATGTTCTCCAAGCTTGGGGAGTCCTGGAGGCTTCTTTATTCTTGGTACTATGGGACAAAAAGGAATTCATGCACTCCTTCAAGATAAAGATGTTAGCTGAAGCAATAACAGTGGtaatacagtaataataatatttaccaaGCGCACGTTATGTGCTGTGTGCTGTGTGAGCACTTCAGAGCATTACTATCTTATCCACACTCACAGCaaccatttaacagatgaggaagtgAATCCTGAAGAACTGGGTGGTTGGCCTCAAGTGTCCGCTGGGCGGCACAGCGGGGCATGAGAACCTGACTTTCTAACTGCCACGCTTTACTGAAGGAAGCGGGGGACCGAGCAGGGCACACTCTCTGTGGTGGCCCACATGTTGGTTTCCTGGCACCCCAAACATTGGTCTGACAATTACAGTTGAAAATTCACCTGATGAGTCCAGGAACTTCAGTTCCCCAGGGAACAGGTCCAGACACCGGCAACACAAAGCGACCATTAGAATTCTGCACTTTGTCCTTTAGAAATATGGATACCTGGGGAAACAAATACACTTGTCATTTTTCTTGGTATGTTTTCCTAGACACAAGCACTCTGAGGAAGGGAAGTATATAATGGCTTGGGGATGTTACCTAGGCAGTTTATAACAATGAGAgggaaagtggggtgcctgggtggctcagtgggttgagcctctgcctttggctcaggtcatgatctcagggtcctgggatcgagccctgcatcaggctctctgctcggcagggaggctgcttcctcc encodes:
- the OSCP1 gene encoding protein OSCP1 isoform X2, whose product is MSLRTLPLLFLNLGGEMLYILDQRLRAQNIPADKARKVLNDIISTMFNRKFMEELFKPQELYSKKALRTVYDRLAHASIMRLNQASMDKLYDLMTMAFKYQVLLCPRPKDVLLVTFNHLDAIKGFIQDSPAILQQVEETFQQLTDRYGGLSDGEFQLIRQTLLIFFQDLHIRVSIFLKDKVQNSNGRFVLPVSGPVPWGTEVPGLIRIFTDKGKEAKKVEFKHGGHYVTAPKEGSFELYGDRVLKLGTNMYSMNRPVETHMSGASKNLASRTQEIIAPNPLAKEELNFLARLMGGMEIKKPSGPEPGFRLNLFTTDEEEEQAALTRPEELSYEVINIQATQDLQRNKELARIMGEFEVTEQPKQSASKGDDLLAMMDGF
- the OSCP1 gene encoding protein OSCP1 isoform X1, whose protein sequence is MSLRTLPLLFLNLGGEMLYILDQRLRAQNIPADKARKDEWTEVDRKRVLNDIISTMFNRKFMEELFKPQELYSKKALRTVYDRLAHASIMRLNQASMDKLYDLMTMAFKYQVLLCPRPKDVLLVTFNHLDAIKGFIQDSPAILQQVEETFQQLTDRYGGLSDGEFQLIRQTLLIFFQDLHIRVSIFLKDKVQNSNGRFVLPVSGPVPWGTEVPGLIRIFTDKGKEAKKVEFKHGGHYVTAPKEGSFELYGDRVLKLGTNMYSMNRPVETHMSGASKNLASRTQEIIAPNPLAKEELNFLARLMGGMEIKKPSGPEPGFRLNLFTTDEEEEQAALTRPEELSYEVINIQATQDLQRNKELARIMGEFEVTEQPKQSASKGDDLLAMMDGF